TGCCGCTGGAGTTCATCATCGGTGGCCCGAAGATGGCCGGCCAGGGCTGGCGCATGCTTATGGAATGTCTGGCGGCCGGGCGCAGCATCTCGCTGCCCGGCTCCAACACCGGCATGCAGAAGATGGTGGCGCGCGCCGTCGGCGCCTATGCCCGCGTGCGCTACCAGTTCAAGACCGCGATCGGCCGTTTCGAGGGCGTGGAAGAGGCGCTCACCCGCATTGGCGCCAATACCTATCTGTCCGATGCCGCGCGCGTGATGACCGCCGGCGCGATCGACCTCGGCGAGAAGCCTTCGGTGGTGTCGGCGATCGTCAAGTACCACGTCACCGAGCGCGCCCGCCAGACGGTGAATGACGGCATGGACGTGATCGGCGGCAAGGGCATCTGCCTCGGCCCGCAGAACTTCCTCGGCCGCGCCTATCAGCAGATCCCGGTCGGCATCACGGTGGAAGGGGCCAACATCCTCACGCGCAGCCTGATCCTGTTCGGCCAGGGCGCGATCCGCTGCCATCCCTATGTCTTGAAAGAGATGTACGCCGCGCAGCAGGGCGACCTGCGCGCGTTCGACGAGGCGCTGTGGGGGCACGTCGGCTACACGGTCTCGAACGCGGCGCGCGCGACGATCATGGGTCTCACCGGTTCGCACTTCGTGAAGGTGCCGGAAAGCGTGGCGCCGGAAACCCGCCGCTACTACCAGCAGCTCACCCGCTTCTCGGCCGCCTTCGCCTTCATCGCCGACATCTCGATGGGCACCATGGGCGGCGCATTGAAGCGCAAGGAGAAGCTCTCCGCCCGCCTGGGCGACATCCTGTCGCTGATGTACCTCGCCACCGCCACGCTCAAGCGCTTCGAGGCCGAAGGCCGCCACGCCGCCGACGCGCCGCTGATGCACTGGGCGATCTGGGATTGCATGTTCCGCATCCAGCAGGCCTTCGAGGGCGTGATCGCCAACTTCCCGAACAAGCTTTTCGCCTTCGTGCTGCGCCGCGTGGTGGTCTTCCCGCTCGGGCGGCCCTATGTCGTGCCCTCCGACAAGCTCGGCCACCAGGTCGCGGAACTGCTGATCGAGCCGTCGCCGACGCGTGATCGCCTGACTTCGGACGTGTATCTGCCCGCCGATGTCGAGGAGCCGGTGGGCGCCCTCGAGGCCGCGCTCGCCGCGACCCTTGCTGCCGAGCCGGTCGAGGCCAGGCTCAGGGAGGCGCGTCGCGAGGGGCGCTTCGATCCGCAGGTGCTGGCCTCGGGCGACGTCGATGAGATCTGGCACCTTGCCCGCCACGCCGGCGTGATCAGCGAACAGGAATACGCCTTGATCGAGCGCCGCAACGCGCTGCGCGACAAGGTGATTCGCGTCGATGACTTCCCCTACGACCTCGGCCTCAAGGCTGCGGTGCAGGCCATGCCCGAGCGTTCGCCGGCGCAGCAGGAGGCTGCATGAGCGTGCCGGTCTTCATCGTCGATGGCGCGCGCACGCCCTTCCTGAAGGCGAAGAGCGCGCCTGGTCCCTTCACCGCTTCCGACCTCGCCACCGCGGCGGGCAGCGCGCTGCTGATGCGCCAGCCCTTCGCGCCCGAGCAGCTCGACGAGGTCATCCTCGGCTGCGCCAGCCCCTCGGCGGATGAGGTCAATATCGGCCGCGTGGTCGCGCTGCGCATGGGCTGCGGCAACAATGTGCCGGGGTGGACGGTGATGCGAAACTGCGCCTCCGGCATGCAGGCGATCGATTCCGCGATCGCCAACATCCAGCGCGGCCGCAGCGGGCTGGTCCTCGCCGGCGGTGTCGATGCGCTCTCGCATGCGCCGCTGCTGTTCTCCGAGAACATGGTGCGCTGGCTCGCCGGCTGGTACGCGGCGAAGACCACCGGGCAGAAACTGGCGATGCTCAGGACCTTCCGTCCCGGGCATCTCGCCCCGGTGATCGGCATCATGAAGGGGCTCACCGACCCGATCGTCGGCCAGCTGATGGGCCAGACCGCCGAGAACCTGGCGTGGAAGTTCGGCATCACGCGCGAGGACATGGACGGCTTCGCGGTCGAGAGCCACCGCCGCGTGTGCGCCGGCCAGGACGCCGGGCACTACGCCGACGAGATCGTGCCGCTGATCGATCGCGACGGCCAGGTGTATGCGGCCGACGACGGCGTGCGGCGCGAATCGTCGATGGCCAATCTCGCCAAGCTCAAACCCTTCTTCGACAGGAAGTACGGCCGCGTCACCCCGGGCAACAGCTCGCAGATCACCGATGGCGCGGCGTGGTTGGTGCTGGCCTCGGAACAGGCCGTCGCGCGTCACGGCCTGAGGCCGCTCGGCCGCATCGTCGACAGCCAGTGGGCGGGTCTCGCCCCCGATCAGATGGGCCTCGGACCGGTGCATGCGGCCATGCCCATCCTGCGACGCCATGGTCTTGCGCCCAATGATCTCGACGCCTGGGAACTCAACGAGGCCTTCGCCGCCCAGGTCATCGCCTGCCTGCGCGCCTTCGCCGACGACGACTACTGTCGCACGCACTTCGGCGTCGATGCGCCGGGCGCGCCCGAGGCCGAGCGCCTGAACGTGGACGGCGGCGCGGTCGCGCTCGGCCATCCGGTTGGCGCGAGCGGTGCGCGCATCGTCCTTCACCTGCTCAACGTGCTGCGCCGCAAGGGTGGTGGGCGCGGCCTGGCGACGATCTGCATCGGCGGCGGGCAGGGCGGAGCGATGCTGGTGGAGACGGTGCGATGATCGCGAACATGGAGCACGACTGGAAGCACTGGCGCCTGCGCCGTGAGGACTCCGGACTGGCCTGGCTGGATCTGGACAAGGCGGGGGCCAGCGCCAATGTGCTGTCGTCCGAGGTGATGAGCGAGTTTGCCCGCGTGCTCGAAGCGCTCGACGCCGCGCCGCCCAAGGCGCTGGTGATCGCCTCGGCCAAGCCGGCCGGCTTCATCGCCGGTGCCGACATCGAGGAGTTCTCGCGGCTGGATTCGGCGCTCGCCGCGCGCGCGCTGGTCGAGCGTGGCTGGAAGCTCTTCAACCGCCTCGCCGCGGTGTCCTACCCGACGCTGGCGCTGATCCGCGGCCATTGCATGGGTGGCGGCCTGGAGCTCGCGCTCGCCTGCCGGCACCGCATCGTGGTCGACGAGCCGGGCACCAAACTCGCGCTGCCCGAGGTCATGCTCGGCATCGTCCCCGGCTGGGGCGGCATGCTGCGCCTGCCCGCGCTGATCGGCCCGGCTGCGGCGCTCGACCTGATGCTGACCGGCAAGAGCGTCGATGCGAGGAAGGCGAAGCGCCTCGGCCTCGCCGACGACTGCGTGCCGGCGCGGGTGATGGCGTCCGCCGCACGCATCCTGGCGCTGTCCGGCGCGGCGAAGAAGCCCCTGCCGCTCAAGGAACGCGCGCTGCGCTGGGCGATGAACGGCCCCGCGCGCGCTCAGGTCGCCGACAAGGCGCGCGCCCAGGCCGCGCGCAAGGTCAGCCGCGCCAACTATCCGGCGCCGTTCGCCATCGTCGACATCTGGGAGAAGTACGGCGGCAACGCGCTCGACGTACCGGCGGGCGATGCGTCCTCGCTCGACGCCATATTCAGCTCGCCGACCGCCCGCAACCTGGTGCGCGTCTTCCACCTGCAGGAGCGCCTGAAGGCCTTCGGCAAGGACAGCGAGTTCGCGCCGCGCCATGTGCATGTGGTGGGCGCCGGCGTGATGGGCGGCGACATCGCCGCCGTGTGTGCGCTGCGCGGCATGACGGTGACGCTGCAGGATCAGTCGGTCGAGCGCATCGCGCCCGCCATCGCCCGCGCAGCCAAGCTCTTCGAACGCCGCCACAAGGGCGATGCCCGGCAGGTGCGCTTCACCCTCGACCGCCTGATCCCCGACCCGCAAGGCCAGGGCGTGGCGCGCGCCGACCTGATCATCGAGGCGATCTTCGAGAACCTCGAGGTCAAGCGCAGCCTGTTCGCCGACCTCGAGGCGCGCGCCCGGCCCGACGCAGTGCTCGCCACCAACACCTCCAGCCTGCGCCTGGAAGATATCGCCAGCGCACTGAAGGACCCGTCGCGCCTGGTCGGCATTCACTTCTTCAATCCGGTACCGATGCTGCCGCTGGTCGAGGTGGTGCAGGGCGAGACCACCGACGCCGAGGTGCTGCGCCGTGCCACCGGCTTCGTACGCCGCATCGACAAGCTACCGCTGCCGGTGAAGAGCGCGCCCGGGTTCCTCGTCAATGCGGTGCTTGGCCCCTACATGCTCGAGGCCCTGCGCTGCGTCGAGGAGGGTGTTGCGCCCGAGACGGTCGACGCTGCGCTGGTCGCCTTCGGCATGCCGATGGGGCCGGTCGAGCTGGTCGATACCGTGGGTCTGGACATCGCCGTGGCCGCGGGCAGGGCCCTGGCTGGCGAAGGTGCCGAGCCGCCGGCGCGGCTGCTGAAGCTGGTGGCCGAGGGCAAGCTGGGGCGCAAGAGCGGCGAGGGCTATTACCGCTGGGTCGAGGGCAAGGCGCTCAAGGGCGCAGACGAGGGCAGGGCGCCGGGCGGGCTGCTCGCCCGTCTGCTGAAGGGGGTGCCGGGCCGGCAAGGTCCGGCAGCGTCCCCGCCGATCCCGCCCGGACTGGCCGAACGCGTGCTTGCGCCGCTGCTGGCCGCCACGCAACGCTGCGTGGAGCAGGGGGTGGTGGCCGACGCGGATCTCGCCGATGCCGGGGTGATCTTCGGCGCGGGCTTCGCGCCGCACACCGGTGGGCCGCTGCATCACGCAGGCAGCCTCGCGCGCTATACCTGAAGCATCCCGAGCCGTGCCCAATGGCCTTTGCCGCGGGGCACGGATGAACCCTTACGCTTTCATCAGGAGGTGCAAGTGAGCAGACTGATCATTCGCAAGGTCGCCGTGCTCGGCGCCGGTGTCATGGGGGCGCAGATCGCTGCCCACTGCGCCAACGCCGACGTCCCGGTGATCCTGTTCGACCTGCCGGCCAAGGAAGGCCCGGCCAACGGCGTCGTCGACAGGGCACTCGCCGGGATGAAGAAGCTCGACCCGGCGCCCTTCGCTGCGAAGGACCGTGCGCAGTACGTCGAGGCCGCCAACTACGCCAGCGATCTCGCCCGTCTGGGCGAGTGCGATCTCGTCATCGAGGCGATCGCCGAGAAGATGGAGTGGAAGCTCGACCTCTACGCCAGGGTCGCGCCCCACTTGAAGGCGGGGGCGATCTTCGCGTCGAACACGTCCGGGCTTTCGATCGAGGCGCTCGCCGCCGGCATGCCCGATGATCGCCGCAGTCAGTTCTGCGGCATTCACTTCTTCAACCCGCCGCGCTACATGCCGCTGGTCGAGCTGATCCCGACCACCGCCACTGACGCCGCGCTGCTCGACGGCCTGGAGGCCTGGCTGACGACCCGCCTCGGCAAGAGCATCGTTCGCGCCAAGGACACGCCGAACTTCGTCGCCAATCGCGTCGGGGTGTTCTCCATCCTGGCCGTGCTGCATCACACGCAGCGCCTCGGGCTCGCCTTCGACGAGGTCGATCTCCTCACCGGGCCGCGCATCGGTCGCCCCAAGAGCGCGACCTTCCGCACCGCCGACGTGGTCGGCCTCGATACGCTGGTGCATGTGCTCGGCACCATGCAGGCCACGCTGGGTTCCGGCGAGAACGCCGATCCGTGGGCGAGGCATTTCCGCACCCCGGAGTGGCTGCAGGCGCTGGTGGCCAAGGGGGCGCTCGGGCAGAAGACCAAGGCCGGCATCTACCGCAAGCAGGGCAGGCAGATCCAGGTGCTCGACCTGCACCTGCAGGACTATCGCGACAGCGGCGGCGAAGTCTTTCCCGAGGTCGAGGAGATCCTGCGCCTGAAGAGTCCCGCGGAGAGATTCGCCCAGCTTGCCGCCCATCCGCATCCGCAGGCGCAGTTCCTGTGGTCGATCTTCCGCGACGTGTTCCATTACTGCGCGGTGCACCTGGCCGACATCGCCGACAACGCGCGCGACATCGATCTGGCGATGCGCTGGGGCTTCGGCTGGGCGCAAGGGCCGTTCGAGACCTGGCAGGCTGCGGGCTGGCGGGATGTCGCCGAGATGGTAAGGGACGACATCGCGCACGGTCGCGCGATGGCCGAGGTGCCGCTGCCCGCCTGGGTGTTCGCGCGTGAGGGCGTGCATGCGCCGGCCGGCTCCTACAGCGCGGCCGCAGACGCGCTGAAGCCGCGCGCCGCGCTGGCGGTGTACCGGCGCCAGCTCTACCCCGACCGCATTCTCGGCGAGGCGTCCGACGATCGCGGCGAGACCCTGTGGGAGAACGCCGGCGTGCGCCTGTGGCGGCGCGCCGACCAGGACGCGGGCATCGGCATCGTGTCGATCACTTCGAAGATGCATGCGATTGGCGACGAGGTCATGGAGGGCATGCAGGAGGCGATCGCGCGCGCCGAGATCGAGCTCGACGGCCTCGTGATCTGGCAGCCTGCGCCGTTCGCCGTGGGCGCCAACCTGCAGCAGGTGGACGCGGCCTGCCGCGCCGGGCAGTTCGAGCTGCTCGAGAAGATGGTGGCGAAATTCCAGCGCACCTCGATGGCGATCAAGCACGCCCAGGTGCCGGTGGTGGCCGCGGTGGAGGGCATGGCGCTCGGGGGCGGCTGCGAGTTCGTGATGCACGCCGCGCATCGCGTGTTCGCGCTCGAGAGCTACGTCGGCCTGGTGGAGGCGGGCGTCGGCCTGATTCCGGCCGGCGGCGGCAGCAAGGAGTTTGCCCTGCAGGCGCATGCGCTGGCGCAGCGTGCGGCCGGCGGCGATGTGTTCCCCTATATCCAGAATGCCTTTCAGACCATCGCGATGGCCACGGTCGCCAAGAGCGCGCTCGAGGCGGTGCAACTCGGCTTCGGCCGTGCGGGCGACGACGTGCTGCTCAATGCCCACGAGCTCCTCCATGCCGCGATCCGCCGCGCGCGCGCGATCGCCGAATCGGGCTGGCGCCCGGCGCTGGTGAATCCGGCGGTGACGGTGGCGGGCCGCAACGGCATCGCCACCTGCGAGATGATGCTGGTGAACATGGCCGAGGGCGGCTTCATCTCGGCGCACGACTACCGTGTCGCCAAGGCCGCCGCCACGGCGCTGTGCGGTGGCGAGGTGGATACCAACCGCCGGGTGAGCGAGCAGTGGATCCTGGACGTCGAGCGTGCGCAGTTCGTCGCGTTGCTCAAGACCGAGAAGACGCAGCAGCGTATCGCCCACATGCTCGAAACCGGCAAGCCCCTGCGCAACTGATCGAGGACACGAGAATGAGCAAACAGATTCAGGACGCCTACATCGTCGCCGCAGTGCGCACGCCGGTGGCCAAGCGCAATGGCGCATTCCGGCACGTCCGCCCCGACGACATGCTGGCAAGGGTGCTGCGCGCGGTGGTCGCCAAGGTGCCCAACCTCGACGGCAACGAGATCGGCGACGTGATCACCGGCTGCGCGATGCCCGAGGCCGAGCAGGGCATGAACGTGGCGCGCATCGGCCTGCTGCTGGCGGGTCTGCCCGATGCCGTGCCCGGCATCACCATCAACCGCTTCTGCGCCTCCGGGCTGCAGGCGGTGGCCGACGCGGCCAACCGCATCCGCCTGGGCGAGGCCGACGTGATGATCGCTGCCGGCACCGAGAGCATGAGCGCGATGCCGCAGATCATGGGCAACAAGGTCAGCCTCAACCCGGAGATCTTCGCGCATGCCGAGAACCTCGACATCGCCTACGGCATGGGTCTCACCGCGGAGAAGGTAGCGCAGCAGTGGGGGGTGAGCCGCGAGGACCAGGACGCGTTCGCGGTCGAGTCGCACCGCCGCGCCTGCGCGGCGATCGCCAGCGGCCGGTTTCAGGACGAGATCCTCCCTTATGTCGTGAAGTCCTACGCCCCGGGGGCGGATGGCACGGTGCGCATCACCGAGCGCCTGGTCGAGCACGATGAGGGGCCGCGTCCGGATGCCGCGGCCGACTCGCTGGGCAAGCTCAAGCCGGTCTTCGCGGCGCGCGGCTCGGTCACGGCGGGCAACAGCTCGCAGATGTCGGACGGCGCCGCGGCGGTGCTGCTGATGAGCGAGGCCGCGGTGAAGCGCTACGACGTCAGGCCGATCGCGCGTTTTTCCAGCTTCGCGGTTGCCGGCGTGCCGCCGGAGGTGATGGGCATCGGGCCGGTGGAGGCGATCCCGCGCGCACTCGCGCGCGCCGGCGTGTCACTCGGCGACATCGGCTGGACCGAACTCAACGAGGCCTTCGCCGCGCAGGCGCTGGCGGTGATGCGTCAAATCGGGATGGACCCGGCCAAGGTCAACCCGCTCGGCGGTGCGATCGCGCTCGGTCATCCGCTGGGCGCCACCGGAGCCATCCGCACCGCGACCCTGATGGCGGCGATGCAGCGTGATCCGGGGTTGCGCTACGGGATGATCAGCATGTGCATCGGCACCGGCATGGGTGCGGCAGGTATTTTCGAGCGGGTGTGATGGCGCATTGCAGCATTTTCTGAACGAAAGCTTGCTGCATGCTGAACGCCGGCCGACGGGGCGGAAACGCCATGAAGCCGTCGGCCGGCGGGATTTTTTGCTGCAATGCAATATGTTCATGGGGTGAAGGCCGCGCGCAATTCCGGCCGCCGGAGATTGTGGATATCCCGGATTTCCGTGCTTCCTTTCCCGTTCCGGGGTGATCGCGCCGTAACAATCTCTTATAATCCGGGCGTTTATCGACGCGGGATCGCCCTGGCGTCCGGGTGCCGAGGGGGTCCGGGTGCAATCAGGCGGTCTCGTCCATTCCCAGGCAACTTCGGGCGAGAGGCGCATGATAAGAATCAAACGCGGTCTGGACCTGCCCATCACCGGCGCGCCTGCGCAACGCATCGAGGCAGGTCGCCCGGTGCGTAGCGTGGCCGTCATCGGCTTCGACTATCACGGCATGAAGCCGACGATGGCCGTTCAGGTGGGCGACCGGGTCAAACTCGGACAGGTCCTTTTTTCGGACAAGAAGACTCCCGGCGTGGTGTTCACCGCGCCCGGCGCTGGCGTGGTCAGCGCGATCCACCGTGGCGAGCAGCGCGTGCTGCAGTCGGTGGTGATCGACCTCGAGGGCGAGGATGCTGCAGACGCTGCGATCGACTTCGCACGCTACAGCGATGCCGAGATCGATCGCCTCGACCAGCAGAAGGTGCGCGAGAACCTGATCGACTCCGGGCTATGGACCGCGTTGCGCACGCGCCCCTTCAGCAAGGTGCCGGCCATCGACGCGCAGCCGAAGTCGATCTTCGTCACCGCGATGGACACCCATCCGCTGGCTGCCGATCCGGTGTGCATGATCGGCGAGCACAAGGAAGACTTCGCCCGCGGCGCGCGCGTTCTGGCGCGTATTGCGCCGGTCGTCGTCTGCCACGCCGACGGCACGCAGATGCCGTGCAGCGGGCTCGCCAACGTGCGCACCGAGACCTTTGCCGGCCCGCATCCCGCCGGCCTGGCCGGCACCCACATCCACTTCATCGACCCGGTCGATGCGCACAGGTCGGTGTGGTCGCTCAACTACCAGGATCTGATCGCCATCGGCAAGCTGTTCGCCACCGGCCGCCTGTGGACGGAGCGCGTGGTGTCGATCGCCGGCCCGATGGTGGACAAGCCGCGCCTGGTGCGTGCGCGCCTGGGGGCGAGCCTCGACGAGCTCACCGCCGGCGAACTCAAGTCCGGCAAGAAGGTGCGCGTGATCTCCGGCTCGGTGTTCGGCGGGCGCACCTCGCGCGGCGCCTGTGCCTACCTCGGGCGCTACCACCTGCAGGTTTCCTGCCTCGAGGAAGGCACCGAGCGCGAGATGCTGCATTACCTGCGGGCGGGCGTGAACAAGCACTCGGTCATGAACCTCTACCTCTCCAAGCTCTCGCCGGGCAGGCTGTTCGACTTCACCACCAGCACCAATGGCAGCCAGCGCGCGATGGTGCCGATCGGCAACTACGAGGAAGTGATGCCGCTCGACATCCTGCCCACGCAGCTGCTGCGCTCGCTGATCGTCAGTGACACCGAAATGGCGCAGAAGCTTGGTTGCCTCGAGCTGGACGAGGAAGACCTCGCGTTGTGCACCTATGTGTGCGCCGGCAAGTACGAATACGGTCCCATCCTGCGGGATAACCTCACACGCATCGAGAAGGAGGGTTGAGAATGGGTCTGCGCTCCTGGCTCGACAGCATCGAGCATCATTTCGAAAAAGGCGGCAAGTACGAGAAGTTCTACGCTCTGTACGAAGCCATCGACACAGGCCTGTTCAAGCCCGGCAGTGTCACCCGCACCACCGCCCACGTGCGCGACGGCCTCGACCTCAAGCGCATGATGATCACGGTGTGGCTGTGCACCTTCCCGGCGATGTTCTTCGGCATGTGGAACGTCGGCTACCAGGCCAACACCATCCTGGCCGGCAGCGCCGAGCTGATGGCGGCGCAGGATGGCTGGCGCATCGCGCTCACCAGCGCGCTGGCGGGGCTGGATCCAGCCAGCGTGTGGGCCAACTTCCTGCACGGGGCGACCTACTTCCTGCCGATCTACCTGACGACCTTCATCGTCGGCGGCTTCTGGGAAGTGCTGTTCGCCGCGATCCGCAAGCACGAGGTCAATGAGGGCTTCTTCGTCACCTCGGTGCTGTTCGCGCTGACGCTGCCGCCGGACATCCCGCTCTGGCAGGTGGCGCTCGGCATCAGCTTCGGCGTCGTGGTGGCCAAGGAAGTGTTCGGCGGTACCGGCAAGAACTTCCTCAACCCGGCGCTGGCCGGCCGCGCCTTCCTGTACTTCGCCTATCCGGCGCAGATCTCGGGCGACGCGGTGTGGACCGCGGTCGATGGCTACACCGGCGCGACCATGCTGTCGCTCGGAGCCGCCGGCGGCATCGAGGCGGTGGTCGGCAACGGCATCGACTGGATGAGCGCCTTCCTCGGCACGGTCCATGGCTCGATCGGCGAAACCAGCACGCTCGCCATCCTCATCGGCGGCGGCGTGCTGCTGGTGATGAAGATCGCGTCGTGGCGGATCGTCGCCGGGGTCTTCCTCGGCATGGTGGGCGCCAGCCTGCTGTTCAACGCGATCGGCTCCGACACCAACCCGATGTTCGGGGTGCCCTGGTACTGGCACCTGGTGATGGGCGGCTTCGCCTTCGGCATGATGTTCATGGCCACCGATCCGGTTTCGGCGTCGATGACCAACACCGGCAAGTGGATCTTCGGCGCGCTCGTCGGTCTCATGACCGTGCTGGTGCGCGTGGTGAACCCGGCCTTCCCCGAGGGCATCATGCTCGCCATCCTGTTCGCCAACCTGTGTGCGCCGCTGATCGACCACTACGTGGTCGCGGCCAACATCAAGCGGAGGCTTGCGCGCAATGTCTAAGAAAGAATCGACGAGCCGCACGCTGCTGGTGGCGCTGGCGGTCAGTCTCGTCAGCTCGGTCTTCGTCGCCGGCGCAGCGGTGTCGCTGAAGCCGGTGCAGATCGAGAACCGCCAGCTCGACAAGCAGCGCAGCATCCTGTCCATCGCCGGACTGGGCGAGGGTCGCCTGTCGGCGCGCGAGGTCAAGGACCTGTTCGCCAGCCGGATCAGCGCCAAGGTGGTGGATCTGGAAACCGGCGAATTCACCGATGCCCACGATCCTGCAAGCTTCGATCCGCTCAAGGCGGCGCGTGATCCGGCGCTCTCCGACGCCCTTCCCGGGGAGCAGGACATCGCCATGATCAAGCGTCGCGAACGCTTCACCACGGTGTACATGGTGGAGAAGGATGGTGCGCTCCAGACCCTGATCCTGCCGATCCGCGGCTATGGCCTGTGGTCCACGCTGCACGGCTTCATGGCGGTGAAGGGCGACCTCAACACCGTCGTCGGCATGGGCTTCTACCAGCACGCCGAGACCCCGGGTCTGGGCGGCGAGGTCGATAATCCGAACTGGAAGGCGCAGTGGCCGGGCAAGGAGTTGTTCGACGCCGCCGGCAAGCCGGTGATCCGCATCGTCAAGGGTGGCGTCGATCCGGCCAGCCCGGACGCGAAGCACCAGGTCGACGCGCTCGCCGGCGCCACGCTGACCAGCAACGGTGTCGACCGCCTGATCCAATTCTGGCTTGGTGAGCAGGGCTTCGGCCCGCTGCTTTCCAGGCTGCGTACACAACAGGGGGCTTGAAAATGGCCAAACCGACCGTCAAGGAAGTCCTGTTCAATCCGGTCTTCGCCAACAACCCGATCGGCCTGCAGATCCTCGGCATCTGCTCGGCGCTCGCGGTGACGTCGAACCTGCAGACCGCGCTCGTGATGTCGATCGCGCTCACGCTGGTGACCGGCTTCTCCAACCTGTTCATCTCGATGATCCGCAACCAGATCCCGAGCTCGATCCGCATGATCGTGCAGATGGTGATCATCGCGTCGCTGGTCATCGTGGTGGACCAGATCCTCAAGGCCTACGCCTACGGGCTCTCCAAGCAGCTCTCGGTGTTCGTCGGCCTGATCATCACCAACTGCATCGTCATGGGCCGCGCAGAAGCCTTCGCGATGCAGAACCCGCCCATGCTCTCGTTCTGGGATGGCATCGGCAACGGCCTCGGCTACAGCGTGGTGCTGCTCACCCTGGGCGTGATCCGCGAGCTGTTCGGCGCCGGCAAGCTGTTCGGCGTCGAGATCATCACGCTGGCCAAGGATGGCGGCTGGTACATCCCCAACGGCCTGCTGCTGCTGCCGCCTTCGGCGTTCTTCCTGATCGGCCTGCTGATCTGGGCGCTGCGCTGCTGGAAGAAGGAGCAGGTCGAGAAGCCTGCCTTCCGCATGGCGCC
This region of Thauera sp. JM12B12 genomic DNA includes:
- a CDS encoding acyl-CoA dehydrogenase, which gives rise to MIWLLLVSLPPLAGALAYGRAPLFAWLWAGLAWLLVMGIAAGWGVLPTLFAMLVYGAALGVFLVESVRMQRVTTPVFAMFRGALPTMSQTEKDALEAGTVWWEGELFAGQPDWSKLQAFPWPKLTAEEQAFLDDETDELCRLTHDWACTQHGDMPAEVWQYIKAKGFLGMIIPKEYGGKGFSAYAHSQVVTKLSTRSSAPAVSVMVPNSLGPAELLLHYGTPEQKQHYLPRLARGDEIPAFALTSPWAGSDAAAIPDAGVVCKGLWQGEEVLGMRINFDKRYITLAPVCTVFGLAFHLYDPDRLLGGEEVLGITCALIPHDHPGVDIGRRHFPLNAVWMNGPVRGKDVFVPLEFIIGGPKMAGQGWRMLMECLAAGRSISLPGSNTGMQKMVARAVGAYARVRYQFKTAIGRFEGVEEALTRIGANTYLSDAARVMTAGAIDLGEKPSVVSAIVKYHVTERARQTVNDGMDVIGGKGICLGPQNFLGRAYQQIPVGITVEGANILTRSLILFGQGAIRCHPYVLKEMYAAQQGDLRAFDEALWGHVGYTVSNAARATIMGLTGSHFVKVPESVAPETRRYYQQLTRFSAAFAFIADISMGTMGGALKRKEKLSARLGDILSLMYLATATLKRFEAEGRHAADAPLMHWAIWDCMFRIQQAFEGVIANFPNKLFAFVLRRVVVFPLGRPYVVPSDKLGHQVAELLIEPSPTRDRLTSDVYLPADVEEPVGALEAALAATLAAEPVEARLREARREGRFDPQVLASGDVDEIWHLARHAGVISEQEYALIERRNALRDKVIRVDDFPYDLGLKAAVQAMPERSPAQQEAA
- a CDS encoding acetyl-CoA C-acetyltransferase, whose amino-acid sequence is MSVPVFIVDGARTPFLKAKSAPGPFTASDLATAAGSALLMRQPFAPEQLDEVILGCASPSADEVNIGRVVALRMGCGNNVPGWTVMRNCASGMQAIDSAIANIQRGRSGLVLAGGVDALSHAPLLFSENMVRWLAGWYAAKTTGQKLAMLRTFRPGHLAPVIGIMKGLTDPIVGQLMGQTAENLAWKFGITREDMDGFAVESHRRVCAGQDAGHYADEIVPLIDRDGQVYAADDGVRRESSMANLAKLKPFFDRKYGRVTPGNSSQITDGAAWLVLASEQAVARHGLRPLGRIVDSQWAGLAPDQMGLGPVHAAMPILRRHGLAPNDLDAWELNEAFAAQVIACLRAFADDDYCRTHFGVDAPGAPEAERLNVDGGAVALGHPVGASGARIVLHLLNVLRRKGGGRGLATICIGGGQGGAMLVETVR
- a CDS encoding 3-hydroxyacyl-CoA dehydrogenase NAD-binding domain-containing protein, with protein sequence MIANMEHDWKHWRLRREDSGLAWLDLDKAGASANVLSSEVMSEFARVLEALDAAPPKALVIASAKPAGFIAGADIEEFSRLDSALAARALVERGWKLFNRLAAVSYPTLALIRGHCMGGGLELALACRHRIVVDEPGTKLALPEVMLGIVPGWGGMLRLPALIGPAAALDLMLTGKSVDARKAKRLGLADDCVPARVMASAARILALSGAAKKPLPLKERALRWAMNGPARAQVADKARAQAARKVSRANYPAPFAIVDIWEKYGGNALDVPAGDASSLDAIFSSPTARNLVRVFHLQERLKAFGKDSEFAPRHVHVVGAGVMGGDIAAVCALRGMTVTLQDQSVERIAPAIARAAKLFERRHKGDARQVRFTLDRLIPDPQGQGVARADLIIEAIFENLEVKRSLFADLEARARPDAVLATNTSSLRLEDIASALKDPSRLVGIHFFNPVPMLPLVEVVQGETTDAEVLRRATGFVRRIDKLPLPVKSAPGFLVNAVLGPYMLEALRCVEEGVAPETVDAALVAFGMPMGPVELVDTVGLDIAVAAGRALAGEGAEPPARLLKLVAEGKLGRKSGEGYYRWVEGKALKGADEGRAPGGLLARLLKGVPGRQGPAASPPIPPGLAERVLAPLLAATQRCVEQGVVADADLADAGVIFGAGFAPHTGGPLHHAGSLARYT
- a CDS encoding 3-hydroxyacyl-CoA dehydrogenase/enoyl-CoA hydratase family protein; the encoded protein is MSRLIIRKVAVLGAGVMGAQIAAHCANADVPVILFDLPAKEGPANGVVDRALAGMKKLDPAPFAAKDRAQYVEAANYASDLARLGECDLVIEAIAEKMEWKLDLYARVAPHLKAGAIFASNTSGLSIEALAAGMPDDRRSQFCGIHFFNPPRYMPLVELIPTTATDAALLDGLEAWLTTRLGKSIVRAKDTPNFVANRVGVFSILAVLHHTQRLGLAFDEVDLLTGPRIGRPKSATFRTADVVGLDTLVHVLGTMQATLGSGENADPWARHFRTPEWLQALVAKGALGQKTKAGIYRKQGRQIQVLDLHLQDYRDSGGEVFPEVEEILRLKSPAERFAQLAAHPHPQAQFLWSIFRDVFHYCAVHLADIADNARDIDLAMRWGFGWAQGPFETWQAAGWRDVAEMVRDDIAHGRAMAEVPLPAWVFAREGVHAPAGSYSAAADALKPRAALAVYRRQLYPDRILGEASDDRGETLWENAGVRLWRRADQDAGIGIVSITSKMHAIGDEVMEGMQEAIARAEIELDGLVIWQPAPFAVGANLQQVDAACRAGQFELLEKMVAKFQRTSMAIKHAQVPVVAAVEGMALGGGCEFVMHAAHRVFALESYVGLVEAGVGLIPAGGGSKEFALQAHALAQRAAGGDVFPYIQNAFQTIAMATVAKSALEAVQLGFGRAGDDVLLNAHELLHAAIRRARAIAESGWRPALVNPAVTVAGRNGIATCEMMLVNMAEGGFISAHDYRVAKAAATALCGGEVDTNRRVSEQWILDVERAQFVALLKTEKTQQRIAHMLETGKPLRN